In Fundulus heteroclitus isolate FHET01 chromosome 18, MU-UCD_Fhet_4.1, whole genome shotgun sequence, a single genomic region encodes these proteins:
- the taf15 gene encoding TATA-binding protein-associated factor 2N isoform X2: MATDSGYGGAQSYGSYGGQQGGQGYGQGNSGSGASYGGQSYGGYGQQGGPPASEGYGQSQQQTYGSYGQDSSGYADKSSTYGQQGAAPYGGQSQAAGAAGGYGQQSSYGAQAGGYGGGQGQGSGSGSTYGQQSSYGGQASGGYDASQGQPGESGGQGGRFGRDGGDRSEGGGFRGRGRGGFDRGGYDRGGYDRGGYDRGGRGGPPGMGGGDRGGYKNFGGSRDYGSRDDSGGETDNSDNNTIFVQGLGEDATVQEVGDFFKQIGIIKVNKKTGQPMINIYSDKATGRPKGEATVSFDDPPSAKAAIDWFDGKEFNGKPIKVSFATRRAEFAQRGGFRGGRGGGGGGFRGRGGGGGGGGPNFDIKGGDWPCPNSSCGNMNFARRQECNKCGAPKPDDAGFGGGDRGGRGGFGGDRGGGFRGRGGFRGGDRGGFGGGDRGFGGGYKMGGRGDRRDDRRDRPY, encoded by the exons ATGGCCACTG ATTCAGGCTACGGTGGCGCACAAAG CTACGGGTCGTATGGAGGTCAGCAGGGTGGACAG GGTTATGGACAGGGAAACAGTGGGAGTGGTGCTTCCTACGGAGGACAGAGCTATGGTGGCTACGGTCAGCAGGGAGGGCCTCCGGCTTCAG AAGGCTATGGCCAGTCGCAGCAACAGACCTACGGTAGCTATGGACAGGACTCGTCGGG GTACGCCGACAAGTCCTCCACTTACGGCCAGCAAGGAGCTGCGCCTTACGGCGGGCAGAGTCAAGCAGCGGGCGCAGCCGGAGGCTACGGGCAGCAGAGCTCCTACGGCGCGCAGGCCGGCGGCTACGGCGGAGGCCAGGGGCAGGGCAGCGGCAGCGGCAGCACCTACGGCCAGCAGAGCTCGTATGGTGGACAGGCCAGCGGTGGATATGATGCTAGTCAGGGACAACCAG GTGAAAGCGGTGGTCAGGGCGGGAGGTTTGGCCGCGACGGCGGAGACCGCTCCGAAGGAGGTGGCTTCAGAGGCAGAGGCCGCGGCGGCTTCGACCGTGGTGGCTATGACCGCGGCGGCTATGACCGGGGTGGTTACGATCGTGGCGGCAGAGGTGGACCTCCTGGTATGGG AGGTGGTGACCGTGGTGGCTACAAAAATTTCGGTG GCTCTCGAGATTACGGCTCAAGGGACGACTCAG GCGGGGAGACGGATAACTCTGACAACAACACCATTTTCGTACAGGGACTCGGCGAAGATGCGACCGTTCAGGAAGTGGGAGACTTCTTCAAGCAGATCGGCATCATCAAG GTGAACAAGAAGACCGGCCAGCCGATGATCAACATCTACTCTGATAAGGCCACCGGCCGACCGAAGGGAGAAGCCACCGTGTCCTTCGACGACCCTCCATCCGCTAAAGCCGCCATCGACTGGTTTGACG ggaaggAGTTCAACGGCAAGCCCATCAAAGTCTCGTTTGCCACTCGCAGAGCTGAGTTTGCGCAGAGAGGAGGGTTCAGGGGAGGgcgaggaggaggcggaggag GTTTCAGAGGTCGTGGAGGCGGCGGCGGTGGTGGAGGACCCAACTTTGACATTAAGGGAGGAGACTGGCCGTGTCCTAACAG CTCTTGTGGCAACATGAATTTTGCGAGGCGGCAAGAGTGCAACAAGTGTGGCGCGCCCAAACCAGACGATGCTGGGTTTGGAGGAGGAG ATCGCGGCGGCAGAGGAGGCTTTGGCGGTGACCGAGGCGGCGGCTTCAGAGGCCGCGGCGGTTTCCGTGGCGGCGACCGCGGCGGCTTTGGAGGAGGCGATAGAGGATTCGGAGGCGGCTACAAGATGGGAGGACG AGGTGACCGACGAGACGACAGAAGAGATCGGCCTTACTAG
- the taf15 gene encoding TATA-binding protein-associated factor 2N isoform X1 has protein sequence MATDSGYGGAQSYGSYGGQQGGQGYGQGNSGSGASYGGQSYGGYGQQGGPPASEGYGQSQQQTYGSYGQDSSGYADKSSTYGQQGAAPYGGQSQAAGAAGGYGQQSSYGAQAGGYGGGQGQGSGSGSTYGQQSSYGGQASGGYDASQGQPGGGSSYGRWSDGESGGQGGRFGRDGGDRSEGGGFRGRGRGGFDRGGYDRGGYDRGGYDRGGRGGPPGMGGGDRGGYKNFGGSRDYGSRDDSGGETDNSDNNTIFVQGLGEDATVQEVGDFFKQIGIIKVNKKTGQPMINIYSDKATGRPKGEATVSFDDPPSAKAAIDWFDGKEFNGKPIKVSFATRRAEFAQRGGFRGGRGGGGGGFRGRGGGGGGGGPNFDIKGGDWPCPNSSCGNMNFARRQECNKCGAPKPDDAGFGGGDRGGRGGFGGDRGGGFRGRGGFRGGDRGGFGGGDRGFGGGYKMGGRGDRRDDRRDRPY, from the exons ATGGCCACTG ATTCAGGCTACGGTGGCGCACAAAG CTACGGGTCGTATGGAGGTCAGCAGGGTGGACAG GGTTATGGACAGGGAAACAGTGGGAGTGGTGCTTCCTACGGAGGACAGAGCTATGGTGGCTACGGTCAGCAGGGAGGGCCTCCGGCTTCAG AAGGCTATGGCCAGTCGCAGCAACAGACCTACGGTAGCTATGGACAGGACTCGTCGGG GTACGCCGACAAGTCCTCCACTTACGGCCAGCAAGGAGCTGCGCCTTACGGCGGGCAGAGTCAAGCAGCGGGCGCAGCCGGAGGCTACGGGCAGCAGAGCTCCTACGGCGCGCAGGCCGGCGGCTACGGCGGAGGCCAGGGGCAGGGCAGCGGCAGCGGCAGCACCTACGGCCAGCAGAGCTCGTATGGTGGACAGGCCAGCGGTGGATATGATGCTAGTCAGGGACAACCAGGTGGAGGCAGTAGCTATGGGAGATGGAGTGATG GTGAAAGCGGTGGTCAGGGCGGGAGGTTTGGCCGCGACGGCGGAGACCGCTCCGAAGGAGGTGGCTTCAGAGGCAGAGGCCGCGGCGGCTTCGACCGTGGTGGCTATGACCGCGGCGGCTATGACCGGGGTGGTTACGATCGTGGCGGCAGAGGTGGACCTCCTGGTATGGG AGGTGGTGACCGTGGTGGCTACAAAAATTTCGGTG GCTCTCGAGATTACGGCTCAAGGGACGACTCAG GCGGGGAGACGGATAACTCTGACAACAACACCATTTTCGTACAGGGACTCGGCGAAGATGCGACCGTTCAGGAAGTGGGAGACTTCTTCAAGCAGATCGGCATCATCAAG GTGAACAAGAAGACCGGCCAGCCGATGATCAACATCTACTCTGATAAGGCCACCGGCCGACCGAAGGGAGAAGCCACCGTGTCCTTCGACGACCCTCCATCCGCTAAAGCCGCCATCGACTGGTTTGACG ggaaggAGTTCAACGGCAAGCCCATCAAAGTCTCGTTTGCCACTCGCAGAGCTGAGTTTGCGCAGAGAGGAGGGTTCAGGGGAGGgcgaggaggaggcggaggag GTTTCAGAGGTCGTGGAGGCGGCGGCGGTGGTGGAGGACCCAACTTTGACATTAAGGGAGGAGACTGGCCGTGTCCTAACAG CTCTTGTGGCAACATGAATTTTGCGAGGCGGCAAGAGTGCAACAAGTGTGGCGCGCCCAAACCAGACGATGCTGGGTTTGGAGGAGGAG ATCGCGGCGGCAGAGGAGGCTTTGGCGGTGACCGAGGCGGCGGCTTCAGAGGCCGCGGCGGTTTCCGTGGCGGCGACCGCGGCGGCTTTGGAGGAGGCGATAGAGGATTCGGAGGCGGCTACAAGATGGGAGGACG AGGTGACCGACGAGACGACAGAAGAGATCGGCCTTACTAG
- the taf15 gene encoding TATA-binding protein-associated factor 2N isoform X3, translating to MEVSRVDRVMDRETVGVVLPTEDRAMVATVSREGLRLQKAMASRSNRPTVAMDRTRRGTPTSPPLTASKELRLTAGRVKQRAQPEATGSRAPTARRPAATAEARGRAAAAAAPTASRARMVDRPAVDMMLVRDNQVEAVAMGDGVMVKAVVRAGGLAATAETAPKEVASEAEAAAASTVVAMTAAAMTGVVTIVAAEVDLLVWGSRDYGSRDDSGGETDNSDNNTIFVQGLGEDATVQEVGDFFKQIGIIKVNKKTGQPMINIYSDKATGRPKGEATVSFDDPPSAKAAIDWFDGKEFNGKPIKVSFATRRAEFAQRGGFRGGRGGGGGGFRGRGGGGGGGGPNFDIKGGDWPCPNSSCGNMNFARRQECNKCGAPKPDDAGFGGGDRGGRGGFGGDRGGGFRGRGGFRGGDRGGFGGGDRGFGGGYKMGGRGDRRDDRRDRPY from the exons ATGGAGGTCAGCAGGGTGGACAG GGTTATGGACAGGGAAACAGTGGGAGTGGTGCTTCCTACGGAGGACAGAGCTATGGTGGCTACGGTCAGCAGGGAGGGCCTCCGGCTTCAG AAGGCTATGGCCAGTCGCAGCAACAGACCTACGGTAGCTATGGACAGGACTCGTCGGG GTACGCCGACAAGTCCTCCACTTACGGCCAGCAAGGAGCTGCGCCTTACGGCGGGCAGAGTCAAGCAGCGGGCGCAGCCGGAGGCTACGGGCAGCAGAGCTCCTACGGCGCGCAGGCCGGCGGCTACGGCGGAGGCCAGGGGCAGGGCAGCGGCAGCGGCAGCACCTACGGCCAGCAGAGCTCGTATGGTGGACAGGCCAGCGGTGGATATGATGCTAGTCAGGGACAACCAGGTGGAGGCAGTAGCTATGGGAGATGGAGTGATG GTGAAAGCGGTGGTCAGGGCGGGAGGTTTGGCCGCGACGGCGGAGACCGCTCCGAAGGAGGTGGCTTCAGAGGCAGAGGCCGCGGCGGCTTCGACCGTGGTGGCTATGACCGCGGCGGCTATGACCGGGGTGGTTACGATCGTGGCGGCAGAGGTGGACCTCCTGGTATGGG GCTCTCGAGATTACGGCTCAAGGGACGACTCAG GCGGGGAGACGGATAACTCTGACAACAACACCATTTTCGTACAGGGACTCGGCGAAGATGCGACCGTTCAGGAAGTGGGAGACTTCTTCAAGCAGATCGGCATCATCAAG GTGAACAAGAAGACCGGCCAGCCGATGATCAACATCTACTCTGATAAGGCCACCGGCCGACCGAAGGGAGAAGCCACCGTGTCCTTCGACGACCCTCCATCCGCTAAAGCCGCCATCGACTGGTTTGACG ggaaggAGTTCAACGGCAAGCCCATCAAAGTCTCGTTTGCCACTCGCAGAGCTGAGTTTGCGCAGAGAGGAGGGTTCAGGGGAGGgcgaggaggaggcggaggag GTTTCAGAGGTCGTGGAGGCGGCGGCGGTGGTGGAGGACCCAACTTTGACATTAAGGGAGGAGACTGGCCGTGTCCTAACAG CTCTTGTGGCAACATGAATTTTGCGAGGCGGCAAGAGTGCAACAAGTGTGGCGCGCCCAAACCAGACGATGCTGGGTTTGGAGGAGGAG ATCGCGGCGGCAGAGGAGGCTTTGGCGGTGACCGAGGCGGCGGCTTCAGAGGCCGCGGCGGTTTCCGTGGCGGCGACCGCGGCGGCTTTGGAGGAGGCGATAGAGGATTCGGAGGCGGCTACAAGATGGGAGGACG AGGTGACCGACGAGACGACAGAAGAGATCGGCCTTACTAG
- the taf15 gene encoding TATA-binding protein-associated factor 2N isoform X4: MEVSRVDRVMDRETVGVVLPTEDRAMVATVSREGLRLQKAMASRSNRPTVAMDRTRRGTPTSPPLTASKELRLTAGRVKQRAQPEATGSRAPTARRPAATAEARGRAAAAAAPTASRARMVDRPAVDMMLVRDNQVKAVVRAGGLAATAETAPKEVASEAEAAAASTVVAMTAAAMTGVVTIVAAEVDLLVWGSRDYGSRDDSGGETDNSDNNTIFVQGLGEDATVQEVGDFFKQIGIIKVNKKTGQPMINIYSDKATGRPKGEATVSFDDPPSAKAAIDWFDGKEFNGKPIKVSFATRRAEFAQRGGFRGGRGGGGGGFRGRGGGGGGGGPNFDIKGGDWPCPNSSCGNMNFARRQECNKCGAPKPDDAGFGGGDRGGRGGFGGDRGGGFRGRGGFRGGDRGGFGGGDRGFGGGYKMGGRGDRRDDRRDRPY, from the exons ATGGAGGTCAGCAGGGTGGACAG GGTTATGGACAGGGAAACAGTGGGAGTGGTGCTTCCTACGGAGGACAGAGCTATGGTGGCTACGGTCAGCAGGGAGGGCCTCCGGCTTCAG AAGGCTATGGCCAGTCGCAGCAACAGACCTACGGTAGCTATGGACAGGACTCGTCGGG GTACGCCGACAAGTCCTCCACTTACGGCCAGCAAGGAGCTGCGCCTTACGGCGGGCAGAGTCAAGCAGCGGGCGCAGCCGGAGGCTACGGGCAGCAGAGCTCCTACGGCGCGCAGGCCGGCGGCTACGGCGGAGGCCAGGGGCAGGGCAGCGGCAGCGGCAGCACCTACGGCCAGCAGAGCTCGTATGGTGGACAGGCCAGCGGTGGATATGATGCTAGTCAGGGACAACCAG GTGAAAGCGGTGGTCAGGGCGGGAGGTTTGGCCGCGACGGCGGAGACCGCTCCGAAGGAGGTGGCTTCAGAGGCAGAGGCCGCGGCGGCTTCGACCGTGGTGGCTATGACCGCGGCGGCTATGACCGGGGTGGTTACGATCGTGGCGGCAGAGGTGGACCTCCTGGTATGGG GCTCTCGAGATTACGGCTCAAGGGACGACTCAG GCGGGGAGACGGATAACTCTGACAACAACACCATTTTCGTACAGGGACTCGGCGAAGATGCGACCGTTCAGGAAGTGGGAGACTTCTTCAAGCAGATCGGCATCATCAAG GTGAACAAGAAGACCGGCCAGCCGATGATCAACATCTACTCTGATAAGGCCACCGGCCGACCGAAGGGAGAAGCCACCGTGTCCTTCGACGACCCTCCATCCGCTAAAGCCGCCATCGACTGGTTTGACG ggaaggAGTTCAACGGCAAGCCCATCAAAGTCTCGTTTGCCACTCGCAGAGCTGAGTTTGCGCAGAGAGGAGGGTTCAGGGGAGGgcgaggaggaggcggaggag GTTTCAGAGGTCGTGGAGGCGGCGGCGGTGGTGGAGGACCCAACTTTGACATTAAGGGAGGAGACTGGCCGTGTCCTAACAG CTCTTGTGGCAACATGAATTTTGCGAGGCGGCAAGAGTGCAACAAGTGTGGCGCGCCCAAACCAGACGATGCTGGGTTTGGAGGAGGAG ATCGCGGCGGCAGAGGAGGCTTTGGCGGTGACCGAGGCGGCGGCTTCAGAGGCCGCGGCGGTTTCCGTGGCGGCGACCGCGGCGGCTTTGGAGGAGGCGATAGAGGATTCGGAGGCGGCTACAAGATGGGAGGACG AGGTGACCGACGAGACGACAGAAGAGATCGGCCTTACTAG